From the genome of Carnobacterium viridans:
GCAGCAAAACCAGAAATACCGATCTCGTTGATCGTCCCTTCTGCTCCTCCAGCAAGAATCACGTCTGAGTAACCATGCTTAATATTACGGTAAGCTTCTCCAATTGAATTATTTCCAGAAGCACAAGCGGTTACGATAGACGTATTGATTCCTTTAGTCCCAATAGCGATCGAAATATTTCCAGCGGCCATATTTCCGATTGCCATCGGTACAAAGAAAGGGGCTACACGTTGAGGTCCTTTTGTATTCATCTTAATGATTTGCTCTTGCATAGCGTTCAATCCGCCGATACCAGAACCAACAATGACACCAAAACGATTCATATCTGTTTTTTCACGATCAATGCCGCTTTCTTCTACAGCTTGTACAGCTGCTGCGACACCATATCTTGAAAATTCGTCCATACGTTTTGAAATTTTACGTTGCATATAATTTGTTGCATCAAAGTCTTTCAATTCACCAGCAACAGTAATACCTGTCTCTGTTGCATCAAATTTGGTGATAGGAGCAATCCCGTTTTTTCCAGCTTTAAGCCCATTCCAAAATTCATCAACCGTATTTCCTAAAGGTGTCACAGCACCCATTCCAGTAATTACTACACGATTCGTCATTATTTTTCCTCCTTGTTAACCATTCATAACCATTCCGCCATCTACATTGATGACTTGACCTGTAATGTATTTATTTTCACTTAAGAACACTGCTGTTCTCGCAACATCTTCTACGTTGCCTAAATGTTTCAAAGGTATCTGACTAACCGCTTGTTCCTTCATCTTATCAGATAATACATCGGTCATTTCCGTGTCAATAAAACCTGGAGCGATAGCATTTACGGTAATTCCTCTAGCAGCTAATTCTCTTGCAGCAGATTTTGTTAACCCTACAACACCAGCTTTACTTGCAGCATAGTTTGCTTGTCCAACGTTTCCAACAAGTCCAACTACGCTTGCCATGTTAATAATCGTTCCGCTTTTTTGTTTTAACATAACTTTTGATGCATGACGAATCGTATTAAATGTTCCTTTTAAGTTAACAGAAATCGTTTGGTCAAAGTCTTCTTCTGACATTCTCATTAAAAGCATATCGTTTGTGATACCAGCATTGTTTACTAAGATATCAACGCTTCCAAAAACTTCTTTTGCTTCTTCAATCAGTTGTTTAGCAAAATCAAAATCACTGACGTCACCTAAAATAGTATGCGTTTTAACACCGTAACCTTCAATTTCGCTAATCAATTCTTCAGAGATAGGTTTGCGTCCATTTAATACAACGTTTGCTCCAGCCTTTGCAAATTCTATAGCCACAGCTTTTCCAATACCTCTTGAACTACCTGTAACAATAACGGTTTGATTTTTTAAAGTCATGTGCTCATTCCTTTTAATATACTAGGCTGGAGCGTTCAGCTCAGCCAGTTTAGCTAGCGTTTTTTCTAAAGAGTTTTCGTTTTCAACGTTTAAAATAGTCACTGTTTTATCGATTTTCTTAATAAAGCTACTTAATGTCTTACCAGGTCCTATTTCAATAAAGGTATCAACGCCCATATCAATCATCGTTCTTATACTGTCTTCCCAGTAAACAGGAGACATCACTTGTTTCACCATCATTGTTTTTATTTGCTCTTTATCTTCAAAAACTTTAGCAATGGTGTTGCTAATGACAGGCAGTACAGAATCATGAATCGAAACGGATTTAAGCGCTTCTTCCAACTGAATCGAGGCAGGCTCTAATAGCTGTGTATGAAAAGGTCCACTGACTTGTAAAGGAACCACTCGTTTCGCTCCTCTTTCAAGAAGAAGTTCTCCTGCCTTTTCTACAGCTGCTTTAAGACCAGCAATAGCGATCTGTCCAGGCATATTATAGTTAGCAGGAGAAACAATACCAAGCACACTCGCTTCATTACAAGATTCAAGAATAGTTTGTCGATCCGATCCCATGATGGCACTCATCGCACCTTTACCGAGTGGAACAGCATCAGTCATGTATTGCCCTCTTTTTTTAACCAACTTAACGGCATCTTCAAAAGATAGGACATTTGCTTTTACAAACGCGCTGTACTCTCCTAGACTTAAACCAGCTACAACATCAGGATGGATTCCTTTTTCTTTTAACAATGCATCAATAGCCAAACTTACAGTAAGGATAGCAGGTTGAGTATAAGTTGTTTGATTCAGCAAGTCATTTTCTTTAAAGCACAGCTCAGCCATATCGATATTTAAAGATTGTTCAGCTTGATCAAAAACTTCTCGAACGACACTATACTTTTCATACAAGTCTTGCCCCATACCAAAGTATTGAGCGCCTTGTCCACTATACACAAAGGCAGTTTTCATAAGGTCTCTTCTCCTTTAATACTGTAATTTGTCTATAAAAAAATCATCCATGCCACATACATTCAATCAATAAGAGAAATAATCAAAAAAAAACTAGAAAAACTATCTGAAGCGAAAAGACCTCCTTTTAGCTTTCTAGTTATTTTTTTACCTAAGTTCACCTTATTTTAAAATGAGGTTGGCTTGTTCTTTTATTACTTCTTGATATTCATGCATTAATTCTTGGATGATTTCATGACTACTTTGTTCTTTATTAACTAATCCAGCACTTTGACCAGACATAAATGATCCAGTTTCCTTATCGCCATCTATGACAGCTCGTTTCAAAGCACCTTTTCCAAGTTCTTCTAAACGATTGAAATCTGGTTTTTCATCACTTGTGATGTCTTTTTCAACTTTTAAGTATTGACGAGTTAATTTGTTGCGTAGGACACGTACTGGATGACCAGTGATTTGACCAGTAACTACAGTATCAATATCTTTTGCTTTTAATATGGCATCTTTAAAGTTTTGATGAACAGTACTTTCATATGCAACAACAAAACGTGTTCCTAATTGGACAGCTGAAGCGCCTAACATAAATGCAGCTGCAACACCTCGTCCATCAGCAATACCTCCTGCTGCAATAACTGGTACAGAGACACTGTCAACCACTTGTGGTACTAAGTTCATGGTCGTCGTTTTACCAATATGACCACCAGCTTCCATACCTTCACAAATAATTGCATCTGCTCCTTCATTTACCATGCGTCGTGCTAAAGCAACTGAAGCAACTACTGGAATAACTACTGTACCCGCATCTTTAAATTGATTCATATATCTTCCAGGGCTACCAGCACCAGTCGTTACAACTTTTATGTGTTCTTCACAAACAACTTTTACAACATCATCTACGTTAGGTGATGTTAATAGTACGTTGATACCGAAAGGTTTGTCTGTTAAACTTTTTGTTTCTCTAATCAGTTCTCGCACAATTTCACCTGAAGCATATCCACAAGCCAATATTCCTAGACCGCCAGCATTTGAAACTGCACTCACTAAACTAGGATTAGCAACCCAAGACATTGCGCCTTGTATAATAGGGTATTTAATTCCAAGTTTTTCAATTAATTCAGACTGCATACAGTACCTGCTTTCTTATGGGTGTTTATTTTTTAGCTAATTCAACTTCAACAAAAGTTACGATATCTTGAACAGTTGTTAAACCTTCTTCAGATTCAATTTTAATATCAAATTCGTCTTCAATATCATTGATAATTTGGAATAAGTCTAAGCTGTCTGCTTCTAAATCTTCACGGAAGTTTGTTTCTAATTGTACTTCTTCTTCCTCTTTGTCTAATTGGTCCACGATGATTGCTTGAATTTTTTCGAATGTCATTTTGTAATTCCTCCATTATAGTTGTTTTTATTTTTGCTTATTTTTTTAAGCCTATGCGGGCTAGTATAACCTCTTTAAAGTTGAATAAGCATGGAGCCCCATGTGAGTCCTCCACCAAATCCAGTAAGAACGATTTTTTTCTTGCTTCCCAAAACCAAATCTCCATTTGTCAAAAGTTCATCTAACAAGATTGGAATACTTGCAGCAGAAGTATTGCCATATTTAGCAATATTTGTTGCGAATAGTTCAACTGGTATTTTTAGTTTTTTTGCAATAGCTTGTAAAATACGGTAATTTGCTTGATGAGCAACAATACAGTCTACCTCTCCAAGAGTATAATTGGAAGATTCTACAACCGTTCGAATACTTTCAGGAACACTTCGAATAGCAAAATCGAAAATTGATCTTCCGTCCATTTGAAGAAATCTATTTTCAAGATTTTCTTTTGTATGGAAATTTGTAACCAAGTGACTGCCAGCTGTAAGAGACTCACCACGACTTCCGTCTGAATGGATATCTTCTCCTAAAAAGCTGTTTTCTGTTTCCGTTGCGCTTAGCAATATGCCTCCAGCACCATCACCGAACAGAACTGCTGTACTTCGATCCTGCCAATCAATAATTTTTGACATGACTTCTCCGCCAAGAATTAATCCATATTGGAAAGTACCGCTTTGAATCAACTTCTCACCGATCGATAAAGCATAAATGAAACCAGAACATGCTGCATTCACGTCAAAAGCCATGATAGGTTTTGCGCCTATATAATCTTGTACTAAACAAGCAGTTGAAGGACTTAACCCATCTGGGGTCATTGTCGCTACAATAATAAAATCTATTTCTTTAGCAGAAATACCTGTTTTTTCAAGAATGTCCATTGCGGCTTTACCACAAAGTACTGAAGTATTTTCACCCTCACTAATGTGACGCGTTTCTATGCCTGTACGAGTTCTAATCCATTCATCATTGGTATCCATCATTTTTTCTAGCATCGCATTTGAAACTACTTTATGTGGAACATAACTTCCAGCACCCATAATTTTTGCCTTCATTAGAATTCAACTCTGTTCTTATAAATTATTTTTTGTGCGGTCTAAGAAAATATGAAGATTCTCTAAGCCTTTGATCAACATTTCTGCATCTTCTCGGTTCAAGCCTTCTAACGTTTCTTTAACCATATCTCGATGAAACTTGTCATGAAGTCGATAAAGCAATCGACCTTTTTTCGTTAAGCCCAATTTAACGACTCTGCGATCATTATCATTTCGTATGCGTTCAACGTATCCTTTTTTCACTAAGTTATTAACAGAAACGGTTAATGTCCCTACAGTAACCGAAAGTTTTTTTGAAACTTCCGTTGTCGTATGAACACCATACATGCCAATAGCTTCAATCGTATGCATTTCTTTTATTGAGATATCTTTAAATGTGCTGCTTTGAAGAGCACCTTCTTCAATTATCAGAATTTCATTAAATATTGTTACCAAGTAAGAATTAATTTCAGGAATTAATTCGTCCACACCAACTCCTCCGTTCTTCCAAATTAGCAATTAACTTAATTACTTTGAACATCAAATTGTTTGACCATCAAACTATATTATTTTTTAGTGAATGTGTCAAGATTAATTATAGTATTATTTTTGTCTTATCGATTAAAACCTTTTAATACCAATGTTTATAAGCGTTAATTTTATTTTGATTATCAAAGTAATTCTCCAAAAAAACAAAAAAAACCTCTTTTAAGAAATCATAGAAAATCTTTATTATTAAATCATCTCAAAAGAATTCAAAACAAAAAGGCTCTATACTTTTTAGTGTTGATAGCTTAGTTAAATTAAGAACACGAAATTTCTGGAGGAATAGGGTTTGCTTGTAGCCATGAAAAGAATTCAATGCGAATTACAAAGCGTTGACGCTTCAGCGCTTACGCTTTGTTTAAGGCTTGAAAGTCTGAAGACTATGAACTTTAGGCTTCAGGCGGTTCCATGGCTCTCCACAAGCAAACCCGTCTATTCCAGAAGAAATTTTATTTTCTTCTATCAACACTATTTCCTAGGTGTAGTCAACAAAAAAAGAGTTGAGACACGTTGTCTCAACTCTTTTTTTGCTTTTGTTATTCTATTTCACTAGATACAAATTCTTCGATATCTTTAAAGTTAACAATGGTTTTGCTTTCCATTATGTCCTTCATTTTATGAGAAGAATTATCCCAATAGATTTCTACAACGGCACTATTATTTAATAATTTAATAATTGTTCCGGCCATTTTTTCATCTCGGAATGAAAAGATAATTCTATCTCCTACATCTGGTCTAAATGAAGCTTTTATTTCGTCAATTATAACGATTGCTTCGTCATATGGTACGCCTAAAAGGGTGGCAATTCTTGATTTGCTGGCACCTTTTCGAAGTTCAACTTCAACTAAAGATTGAATTTCTTCGGTAATAACTTTCCCCATGTAAATCCCCTCATTTCTTTGGTTCTTAATTTGAGCGTATTCCAGTAAATTGTTCTGCTAAAAATGATTATACCATATTTCAGCAATAAAATGAAGCACTAGTACGCAAGAGTCTTTACATTTGATAGTACCCCTTGAAAATTCTATTCTAGTTTTGCGTTAGTAACCTGCTATTTTTATTTAAATGAACTAGCATGGTATCCTACTTTTTTTAATAATTCAGTTAAAGTAGTTAGTTCTTCTTCATTGAGCACATCAAACATACTAGAAATCAACTCTTCGTGTTTTGGAAAAGCATTTTCCATAAAAGCAGTTCCTTTTTCAGATATGGCAATGTTTGTTACACGTCGATCTTTGGCTGAAGGACAGCGTTGTATAAAACCTTTATTTTCTAACTTGTCTACAACATACGTAATACTACTACTGGCTAATAATATTTTTTTTCCAATATATTGAATTGGCTGATCTCCTTTACTATAAAGAAGCTCCAAAACTGAAAATTCGGTCGGATTTAATCCATATTTTATCATATCTTTTTTTATAACATCTAGAACACTTGAAGAAGATTTTAACAATACGGTTAACGCTTTTAGTGCTTTAGTTGAGTCTTCCATTTTATCGGATCACCTTCCATTTTGAACTTATCTTTAAATACTTTTATTAGGACTAGAATTATCTTTAATTCGAGATAAATATACCATTAAAAATATGGGATTGTCAATCTATATAGCTACACGTTGAGGGGTAGTTGGATAAAGGATTAAATACGACTAACAAAACGTTAACGTTTTGTTAGAGGCTTGAACGTCTGAAGACTATGGCTCTCCACAAGCACTTCCGTCTACTCCAGAAGAAATTTTATTTTATCCACCAACATCATTGGTTAAAGAACGTAAAAAAGAAGAACATCCTAGAAATCAGGACGTCCTTCTTAAATCTTATAGCATGGTTCTAGTGAATCTCTGATATCAACTTCTACAAAGGTTGATCGTTTCAATTCATTTAAACTAGAACTACATGCTGATTATATTAGCGCTCATTCATCTAGTATTTCTGATTGGTTTTCATTTAGAAAGGTCATACATTAGCAATCAACTAAATAAATGAGCTTGGACAAGATAGCTTTACTCGACTATTTGTCCTCGAAGCTACTTTCACTAGCTTCTATAAAGAGTGGCATGCTCTCTTTATATACATGTCTCTCTTTACATATTGAATATACCATGTAAACGCTAACATGTCAATTGATGAAGCCTAAAATTTAGGCAATAAAAAGAGCCTCTTATTAGAGACTCTCTTTTCATTTTGTAGCTAGTTCCCATCTTTGCTTCTATTTTTCTATACTTTAACTATTAAATTGTATTGTGCACATGAACTCTACTTCCTTCATGTGGGGTTTGGATACTTCAGTCTTGACTTATTCTATTTCAGGAACTTAGCCACTCTATGAAGTTGAGTTAATAGCAGTGAATCTACTATTAACTTTAGAGTCGATAATTCATTGACTCTAATAAAGAAGACATTGTACCTTGTCCTTCTTTACACCATTATATTAACAAGAAAACGCTTTAATTTCAACTTTAAAGATTGGAAATTTACTATTTAAAAAGTATGAATTTGGACTCGGATTTAGGCCTTATTTCTTAAAGGTTGTAGCGCTGTTGACCATGCAACAACTTGGTCTAATAAAGTGTTTACTGAAGCTACATGCAAATCAGCTGGTTTGAATTCATTCATATTTACAAAATCAGTGAATAAAGACATTGCTGGGTGTGTACGAACGCTTGCAACTTGTAGTTCAGCTAAAACAACTCGTAAAGCCTCAGCAGCTCTTACTCCACCAGATGAACCATAACTAACGATTCCTGCCGCTTTATTGTTCCATTCAGGATAAAGATAATCAATTGCATTTTTTAACGCCGATGTAATACCGTGATTGTATTCAGGAGTAATAAAGACATAACCATCTAACTCAGCTATTTTTTTAGACCATGGAATGGCTTCTGGTGTAACATAGTTTTGACTATATGCTGCAGAAATCGGTTCATTGTATAAAGGCAGATTGTATTCTGCAATGTCTACAATTTCATATTCTGCATCTCCGCGTTTGTCAGCTAATTCTTTTACCCATTGAGCGACTTGCAAGCTATTCCGTCCTGGACGCGTACTACCTGTAATGATTCCAATTTTTGTCATTTACTTCTTCCTCCTTGTTTTTTAGCTTAGCAGCTTACTTAGCAATAAATCAATACAATTACTTTACTAACTTAAAGTGACTATAGTACAAACTGTTTTATTCGGCAACTAATTTGATTTAATCGAAATCATTTTAGATGAATTATTTTCTTCTTAATCCCTAAAGAACTATTATAAATCTGAAGGAGTAATAATACCTAAAGGAGATTCTGATACTTTACCGTTTTCTGTTATAAGTAAAGCATCCAAACGTCGATCATTTTTTAATAGATCTGCCGCAATCTCAACAGACATATTTTTTTTGATAAATAAATAATTATTTTTTCTTGTATCTTCTAAAACAATCTCTTCCACCATCGTTTTTTTCAAATAAATCGTTTCGTCTTCTAATTGATTCGCTAGCCACAATGTAATTCCTTTTCCGTTAATAAACCAATCAATTTCTTGTCTTTATACACCGGAAAATGAGTGAATTTTCTTTCACTAATGGTTTTTAACACTTGTGTAAATAAATTATCGAAATTAAACTGAACGACATCACGTTTAAATAATGGATAAACTTTTTCAGGACTTTTTATTTCATCTTCAATTTGTTCAATGTGTTTGACTACTTTATCTGTCGGTTGAGCAATATAACTATTTGGAATTAATTTTTTGTGTACCATAACATTTCTAAGATCGGCAAAAATTTGTAGATCATTCTTATATTTTTTTACGGCAGGATTGCGGTATTCATTTTCATCTAATAAACGGTAAAAAGGCTTTTTATATTCTTTTTCATTATCTGAAAAGCTTAAGAAATTATGGATACGATTAAAACTCGCAATAAAGCGTTCTGCATTATTCATTTTGTACTCCTCTCAGGATTTACTTACACGTTAAATTTACTTTGAACTTTTTTGATACATGGTAAAGAATTCACGCCCATATAAGACAAATGAGAGTGTTAAGAAAAAACCAGTAATCAACATTAAGCTATTTGCAGTCGTTGCTTGGATACTAGGAAATGCCACTAAAAATGTCATACACGCATAGAATACTGCAGTAGATACTTTCCCAAACCATTTAGCACCATCAAGTTTCTTACCTTGTCGATAAAGTAAAAAATCATTTACAGCCATAAATAATTCTTTTGCTACAAACAAGGCAATAATGATCCACATTTTTTTATAGTGAACGAATAAACAAATAATGACGGCTATTTGAGTAAGCTTATCAGCAATCGGGTCGAGTAATTTTCCTAATTCTGTGATTTGATTAAATTTTCGAGCAATGTATCCATCTAGTAAGTCCGTCAATCCTGAAAAAACAATGATTATTCCAGCAATATAATAATCGCCTATACCTGTAGCTGTCAAGTACTGCACCATAAAGACTGGGATGAGCAATAGACGAACATACGATAAAATGTTGGGAAGAGTGAGAAAGTCTTTTGTTTGTAGTTTCATTTAACATCACCTCTCGCATAGCATAACTGCTTATGTATTATGTTAATCCTACCACTTTTATTGCTGCTTAGACCACTTTTATGAATGGTTTCAAAAAAAATTCTAGTCAATAAAAATAAGAGCCTGATGAAATGCTCTATTTTTGCATTTCATCGGGCTCTTTTGGTTTAAAAGCAGTATACTATTTTTCTTCGAAATCAAACTTGTCAATTGTGTAAACTAAATTATTGATATCAGAAGTACTGAAAAATGCATCTTCATTTTCAGGTGGAATATCTAAGTAAATCGGCATCGCAGTATCCGGTTCTAATACTCCAAAAGATTCTTCTGTTAGATAGAAAGGTGCTTTATCTAATATAACAGCGCCATCGACTGTACTAAAACTTATCGTGATATTGATATTTGTCATGGCTACATCCATTCTGTTAACGATAATAAATATAGCTTGCATCCCTCCAGTTTCATCTAAATACATACCAGTGAAATGTATGGCTACATCATTTTCAATACCAATATCTTCTGATTCTGCCATTCTCATTTCTATTTCTTGTAATACAGAATCACTTTCAAGCGTTAAACCTTGGTCTAACTCCATTTTTTGAGGTACAAGTGGAATAGACATATCTGTAGTTGTTTCACCTGTTGCACTAGAATCTACCATAGATTCTTTTGTAGTAATAATACTTGATTGAGAACTAGCAACTGCCGAAGACTCTGAGGACATTTCGGAACTCATCATACTTTCACTCGTTGCTATCGAACTTGCTTCACTAGAAGATGTTGTTTCGCTACCTCCCCCAATAAAATCACAACCTGCCAACAAAACAACTGCTCCAAAAAGCGTTATTATTTTTTTCATTTTAATCATCCTTCCCCTTTTTTAACCCTACTACCCTATAGTACTAATTATTTCGAACTCTTTTACTCTTCAAAATTAAATTCATCCAACTTAATTGAAAGATTCTCATTTGTAATAGAAAAAAATAAATCTGTTTTCCCCTTTGGAACTGTCATCGTTAAAGGGAGAACGGTATTTGGTTTTAGCGGACCAAATATATCTTCTCTCAAAATAACAGCTTCTTTATCCCAAACCATTTCCCCATCTTTATTTCCGTAACTCAGTTGATAACGGATATTTTTCATCTCAATATCCGTTTTATTAATAACAAAAAAGTAAGCCGCTGTGTCTCCTTCAGTATTATCATACAATCCAGAATACATAACTGTCACATCATTATTAAATCCCATATCCGGATGTTCCGTTACGAGTTGTTGAAATTCAGCCATCAAGGGATTATTATCAAACGTTTGACCATTGTCAGTGTTTTGTTTCGGAATGACAAGACTCAATTCATCTTTGCTTGTTTCAACAGCTGATTCCTCAGATTGGGTTGATTGATCTGACTTACCAGCATGTGTATAATCAAATACGTGTATTTCTTCTACCAATTGACTTGTGTTCATCCCTTTTAAGAGTGCTTCCTTAGAGGAATCAATCATTAGATACATTGGCATAACAGTGTTCGGTTCTAGCGTACCAAAACTATCTCCCTTTAATGTAAACGACTGCTTATCAAAAATCAATTCACTATCTGATTTACCAAATGTGTACGTAAAATGAATATCTTTCATAGCGCTAGTTGTTCGATTGATAATAAAAAATATTCCTGCAAGATTGGGTGATTCCCCATATGTTTCTCCTGTATAGATAATAGTTACGTCATTTTCATAACCCATATTCGGATTTTCTTTTACATAATCCTCTAACATACCTAATGTAGCATCTGTTTCAACAGTTAACCCTTTACTGATTTCAGCATCTTGCGGAACTAAGGTTAATCCAATCGAACTCTTTTTATCCGTTGAATCTGATGAGGTTTGCTCGGACAGAAACTCTTCATTGTCTTCAACAGAGCTTTCAATTACAGCTGAATTTCCTCCACTAGAAGCAGTTGATTGAGTGCTTTCACTGCTTACAGAATTAGACATAATTTCTTCTGTTAATTTATCTGCCAATTGACCAACATCGCATCCAACCAAAACAACAACTAAAATGAGTAGAAATCCCAACTTTTTCATTTTTTCTCTACTCCTTTCTTAAGTACCGAGTAGCATCAAGAAATGATTTTTAGCTAATTAACCTTTTCCTCCATTCTTTTTAAATTTTAAAGCTAACAGATGTGTATTTTTTATAAATACCTCTTTGTAGACTTTTATGCTTAATTTTATTGTATCCTATCTTTCTTTGATAACAAAAAGATATACTCCTAAATAGCATGATTATTTTCAGACTATTCAAACATTTTACTATTGAGCAAAAAAGACTAGCAAAGAAATGACTGTTCACAACATTCATTCCTTGCTAGTCTTTTAAATTTATCTTCAGGATGTTCTATTTAAAATAAACCTGTTTAGTTAAGATTCTTTTAAAAGTCGACATCATCTAATTGTTTGCCTTCATAATCCTCATTATACTGATTGTCACCTTTTTTGCGTTCAGTATTGTACACATCGCTATCCGTTAACGAGCGATAAAAGACCTGTTGAGAAGTAACTCTATACGGTTCGATGAAAAAAGAAATTAGAATAACAAATAGCAAGATAGCTAAAAATGCCAGAAGGAAACCTAAAATAACAAAGATTCCCTCATTAGGACTTGCTTCCAGTCTTGCTGTGATTGTTTGAATACTTCCTAATGTAAATAAACCAAAAAGAACAAACGGTACAATGTACCACAAAAGGAATGAAAGTTGTAATAAGAAAAATTTCCATTTATTTCCTTTCATCATTTCTCGACTTTGATCTAATGCCTCCATAATACTAATAGAAGGATTATCTTTCATTAAGTTCAACGCTTGGCTGTAGCTATAACTTTTAATAATACCTGGTATGATAAATAATAATGACCATAGCATAATCAAAATAGTGGTTACAATAATCAAACCGGTTGTTTTAAAGATACGTTCTTTTTTAAATGTTTGAAACATACCTTCGATAGTCAATTTTGCTCCATCCACCATATCTAAAATATTCCAAGCATAACCAGCATTCAACAATCCAGAAACGAAGCTGACTAATATACTAACAAGTGACGTTAATAAACTAGCTGTAATAGTAGGTTCAACAGCCATTGTTGAATTATCTAAATTACCTTGCATGACAGAATCAATCATTGTAAAAGAGCTTCCAGAACCAATCAAAGTAAAAATACCTTGGCTGATGGCGCCTGTCAAAACAGAAATAATAATTAAATTTAAAATAGCAACTTTCCAATTTCCTTTTAATAATTTCTTTGCGGTTCTTTTTATTTCACGTCTTTCCATTATTTTTCCTCCTTTTTACCTATGTAATAACAATCTTATCATAACTGAAACTTTATTTCTTCACAATTATTAACCTTTAGATAATTGTCTTTATTCATTTCCAGAGAGTGAGATAAAAAGCGTTTAAACCTGAATCGCTGGAGCGAATAGTCGTAAATAAAGAAGAGGCTGGGATAAAAACCCAGCCTCTTCTTTATTTACATCTGTTCATTACAAAAATTCTAAATAAAAACTTATACTATTCTTAAAGAGTCCATTTTTCGTAGTCTTCAGTCTCCATTGACTCAACCATGCCAAGCAGATATCCATTCCCGACTTGTGAGAAAAAGTCATGGTTAGATGTACCCGTAGAAATCCCGTTCATAATAACTGGATCTACATCGTTAGCTGTATCCGGAAATAACGGATCAAATCCAAGATTTTGCAATGCTTTATTTGCATTGTATCTAAGAAAGACTTTCACACGTTCTGTCCATCCAATTTCATCATACAAATATTCTGCATACTTCACTTCATTTTGATACAGTTTAAAAAGCAATTCATATGTCCAATTTTTTATTTCTTCTTTTTCAT
Proteins encoded in this window:
- the fabG gene encoding 3-oxoacyl-[acyl-carrier-protein] reductase, with amino-acid sequence MTLKNQTVIVTGSSRGIGKAVAIEFAKAGANVVLNGRKPISEELISEIEGYGVKTHTILGDVSDFDFAKQLIEEAKEVFGSVDILVNNAGITNDMLLMRMSEEDFDQTISVNLKGTFNTIRHASKVMLKQKSGTIINMASVVGLVGNVGQANYAASKAGVVGLTKSAARELAARGITVNAIAPGFIDTEMTDVLSDKMKEQAVSQIPLKHLGNVEDVARTAVFLSENKYITGQVINVDGGMVMNG
- the fabD gene encoding ACP S-malonyltransferase, whose amino-acid sequence is MKTAFVYSGQGAQYFGMGQDLYEKYSVVREVFDQAEQSLNIDMAELCFKENDLLNQTTYTQPAILTVSLAIDALLKEKGIHPDVVAGLSLGEYSAFVKANVLSFEDAVKLVKKRGQYMTDAVPLGKGAMSAIMGSDRQTILESCNEASVLGIVSPANYNMPGQIAIAGLKAAVEKAGELLLERGAKRVVPLQVSGPFHTQLLEPASIQLEEALKSVSIHDSVLPVISNTIAKVFEDKEQIKTMMVKQVMSPVYWEDSIRTMIDMGVDTFIEIGPGKTLSSFIKKIDKTVTILNVENENSLEKTLAKLAELNAPA
- the fabK gene encoding enoyl-[acyl-carrier-protein] reductase FabK; translated protein: MQSELIEKLGIKYPIIQGAMSWVANPSLVSAVSNAGGLGILACGYASGEIVRELIRETKSLTDKPFGINVLLTSPNVDDVVKVVCEEHIKVVTTGAGSPGRYMNQFKDAGTVVIPVVASVALARRMVNEGADAIICEGMEAGGHIGKTTTMNLVPQVVDSVSVPVIAAGGIADGRGVAAAFMLGASAVQLGTRFVVAYESTVHQNFKDAILKAKDIDTVVTGQITGHPVRVLRNKLTRQYLKVEKDITSDEKPDFNRLEELGKGALKRAVIDGDKETGSFMSGQSAGLVNKEQSSHEIIQELMHEYQEVIKEQANLILK
- a CDS encoding acyl carrier protein; this translates as MTFEKIQAIIVDQLDKEEEEVQLETNFREDLEADSLDLFQIINDIEDEFDIKIESEEGLTTVQDIVTFVEVELAKK
- a CDS encoding beta-ketoacyl-ACP synthase III → MKAKIMGAGSYVPHKVVSNAMLEKMMDTNDEWIRTRTGIETRHISEGENTSVLCGKAAMDILEKTGISAKEIDFIIVATMTPDGLSPSTACLVQDYIGAKPIMAFDVNAACSGFIYALSIGEKLIQSGTFQYGLILGGEVMSKIIDWQDRSTAVLFGDGAGGILLSATETENSFLGEDIHSDGSRGESLTAGSHLVTNFHTKENLENRFLQMDGRSIFDFAIRSVPESIRTVVESSNYTLGEVDCIVAHQANYRILQAIAKKLKIPVELFATNIAKYGNTSAASIPILLDELLTNGDLVLGSKKKIVLTGFGGGLTWGSMLIQL
- the fabT gene encoding fatty acid biosynthesis transcriptional regulator FabT is translated as MDELIPEINSYLVTIFNEILIIEEGALQSSTFKDISIKEMHTIEAIGMYGVHTTTEVSKKLSVTVGTLTVSVNNLVKKGYVERIRNDNDRRVVKLGLTKKGRLLYRLHDKFHRDMVKETLEGLNREDAEMLIKGLENLHIFLDRTKNNL
- a CDS encoding DUF2187 family protein gives rise to the protein MGKVITEEIQSLVEVELRKGASKSRIATLLGVPYDEAIVIIDEIKASFRPDVGDRIIFSFRDEKMAGTIIKLLNNSAVVEIYWDNSSHKMKDIMESKTIVNFKDIEEFVSSEIE
- a CDS encoding MarR family winged helix-turn-helix transcriptional regulator, translating into MEDSTKALKALTVLLKSSSSVLDVIKKDMIKYGLNPTEFSVLELLYSKGDQPIQYIGKKILLASSSITYVVDKLENKGFIQRCPSAKDRRVTNIAISEKGTAFMENAFPKHEELISSMFDVLNEEELTTLTELLKKVGYHASSFK